A region from the Pseudomonas cucumis genome encodes:
- a CDS encoding enoyl-CoA hydratase/isomerase family protein, producing MSTLPVCQTLLLERHNGVLHITLNRPDSRNAMNLQMVAELRAVLAAVRDDRQVRALVIGGAGGHFCAGADIKDMANARAQGQTAYRDLNRVFGALLEETQHAPQVVITVLQGAVLGGGFGLACVSDIAMADHQAQFGLPETSLGLLPAQIAPFVVQRIGLTQARRLALTAARFDGNQARRMGLVHFVEHDPQALAERLDEVLAHVLCCAPGANAATKKLLLASAGQLSDGLLDQAAEWFSEAVTGDEGVEGTMAFVQKRKPGWAI from the coding sequence ATGAGCACCCTCCCCGTTTGTCAGACCCTGTTGCTCGAACGGCATAACGGCGTCCTGCACATCACCCTCAATCGCCCCGACAGCCGCAATGCCATGAACCTGCAAATGGTTGCCGAATTGCGTGCAGTGCTGGCGGCGGTGCGGGATGACCGGCAGGTTCGCGCGTTGGTGATCGGCGGTGCCGGCGGGCATTTTTGTGCCGGTGCCGACATCAAGGACATGGCCAACGCCCGCGCTCAGGGCCAAACGGCCTATCGCGATTTGAACCGTGTGTTCGGTGCCCTGCTGGAAGAAACCCAGCACGCGCCGCAAGTGGTCATCACGGTGCTGCAAGGCGCGGTGCTTGGCGGTGGTTTCGGTCTGGCCTGCGTCAGTGATATCGCCATGGCCGATCATCAGGCGCAATTCGGCCTGCCGGAAACCAGCCTCGGCCTGCTGCCGGCGCAGATCGCGCCGTTCGTGGTGCAGCGCATTGGTCTGACCCAGGCTCGCCGACTGGCCCTGACCGCCGCACGGTTCGATGGCAACCAGGCGCGGCGCATGGGACTGGTGCATTTTGTCGAGCACGACCCGCAAGCCTTGGCCGAGCGCCTTGATGAGGTGCTGGCCCATGTGCTGTGTTGTGCGCCGGGGGCGAATGCGGCGACCAAAAAACTCTTGCTGGCGAGTGCGGGGCAACTTTCGGATGGCCTGCTGGATCAGGCAGCCGAGTGGTTCAGTGAAGCGGTGACCGGGGATGAAGGGGTCGAGGGGACCATGGCTTTTGTGCAAAAGCGAAAACCGGGTTGGGCGATATAA